Proteins encoded in a region of the Stieleria neptunia genome:
- a CDS encoding nucleoside monophosphate kinase, whose translation MNPAADPEPKPIPPADLEVKDAQLIFNSVWKELEFEKGKLNLRFPTELILLGGAPGAGKGTNTDFIRQVRDITAKPIVVSELLNSPEAKAIKAQGGMVGDREVVSLVLRKLLEPEFQNGAILDGFPRTKVQVECLKALYDRMKSLRRELIDNPNVEHMKPPVFHIMVLFVDESESVKRQLSRGRQVIAHNEEVARSGIGELWEERDTDFNEALARNRYRVFKEKTYDALVSLKQIFHFHFINAQADLVVVQENILNELEYQSSLELDPRTFHAIGDIPLASDIVQHARRDLVRRLDTYEYDHGEIFHAVVELIEAKLVPIILRHAISGRATISSEDEILDNPLALQMLIDIFSERGYHAMIDVRRRAIPEQVDLQTGTITCCQKKVYRIALYFKGSEIRRG comes from the coding sequence GTGAATCCAGCTGCTGATCCCGAACCGAAGCCGATCCCGCCGGCCGATCTTGAGGTCAAAGACGCGCAATTGATTTTCAATTCCGTCTGGAAAGAATTGGAGTTCGAAAAAGGGAAATTGAACCTCCGGTTTCCCACCGAGCTGATCTTGCTGGGGGGGGCCCCGGGGGCCGGCAAAGGCACCAACACCGATTTCATTCGGCAAGTCCGCGACATCACCGCCAAACCGATCGTCGTCAGCGAGCTGCTCAATTCGCCCGAAGCCAAGGCGATCAAAGCCCAGGGCGGCATGGTCGGCGACCGTGAAGTCGTCTCGCTGGTGCTGCGAAAACTGCTCGAGCCGGAATTCCAAAACGGCGCCATCCTGGACGGATTCCCCCGCACCAAGGTCCAGGTCGAATGCCTCAAGGCGCTCTATGACCGGATGAAATCACTCCGCCGCGAGTTGATCGACAACCCGAACGTCGAACACATGAAGCCGCCGGTGTTCCACATCATGGTGCTGTTCGTCGACGAATCCGAGAGCGTCAAACGCCAGCTGTCGCGGGGACGCCAAGTCATCGCGCACAATGAAGAGGTCGCCCGCAGCGGGATCGGCGAGCTGTGGGAAGAACGGGACACGGACTTCAACGAGGCCCTGGCGCGCAACCGCTATCGCGTGTTCAAGGAAAAAACCTACGACGCGCTGGTCTCGCTGAAACAGATTTTCCACTTCCATTTCATCAACGCCCAAGCCGACCTGGTCGTTGTTCAAGAAAACATCCTCAACGAACTCGAGTACCAAAGTTCACTGGAACTCGATCCGCGAACGTTTCACGCCATCGGCGACATCCCGCTGGCCAGTGACATCGTCCAACACGCACGCCGTGATTTGGTGCGACGTCTGGACACGTACGAATACGACCACGGCGAGATTTTCCATGCGGTCGTCGAATTGATCGAAGCCAAGTTGGTCCCGATCATCCTTCGGCACGCCATTTCCGGACGCGCCACGATCAGCAGCGAAGACGAAATCTTGGACAATCCGTTGGCGCTACAGATGTTGATCGACATCTTTTCCGAACGCGGCTATCACGCGATGATCGATGTCCGCCGCCGAGCGATCCCCGAACAAGTCGACTTGCAGACCGGCACGATTACCTGCTGCCAAAAGAAGGTTTATCGAATCGCGCTGTACTTCAAAGGCAGCGAAATCCGCCGCGGCTAG
- a CDS encoding DUF2461 domain-containing protein, with amino-acid sequence MSNGILPKSLFSFLRKLKRNNNRDWFAEHKQLYQQNVLGPAVELVARLEKPLARCAPMLHVSAKAHNGSVLRIYRDTRFGKDKTPYKTNVGISLRHQAGKDVHAPGIYLHLEPAECFIGAGTWRPESSALASIRAAIDADPKAWKRARDNKAFRADYEFVGESLKTAPRDYPKDHPLIEDLRRKDFVAIAPLSEAELTGDAIVDLIIQRVKQARPLMRFLCDSIGVPY; translated from the coding sequence ATGAGCAATGGCATTCTTCCCAAGTCGCTGTTTTCGTTTCTCCGCAAGCTGAAACGGAACAACAACCGCGACTGGTTCGCCGAGCACAAACAGCTGTACCAGCAGAATGTGCTGGGGCCGGCCGTCGAACTGGTCGCGCGGCTGGAAAAACCGCTCGCCCGTTGTGCCCCGATGCTGCACGTGTCGGCCAAGGCGCACAACGGATCGGTGCTGCGGATTTACCGCGACACACGGTTCGGCAAAGACAAAACACCCTACAAGACCAACGTCGGAATCTCGTTGCGGCACCAGGCGGGAAAAGACGTCCACGCCCCGGGAATTTACCTGCACCTGGAACCGGCGGAGTGTTTCATCGGGGCCGGCACCTGGCGACCCGAAAGCAGCGCCCTGGCGTCGATCCGGGCCGCCATCGACGCCGATCCGAAAGCCTGGAAACGGGCCCGCGACAACAAAGCGTTTCGGGCAGATTATGAATTTGTCGGCGAAAGTCTGAAAACCGCCCCCCGCGATTACCCCAAGGACCATCCGCTGATCGAAGACCTGCGCCGCAAGGACTTCGTCGCGATCGCGCCGCTGAGCGAGGCGGAGCTGACCGGCGATGCGATCGTGGACTTGATCATCCAGCGGGTCAAACAGGCCCGACCGCTGATGCGTTTCTTGTGTGATTCGATCGGCGTGCCGTATTGA
- a CDS encoding phosphoglycerate kinase encodes MAKKTIDQVDVAGKTVLMRVDFNVPLDENQTITDDRRIRMALPSIKSVIDRGGKLILMSHLGRPKGEPSDVEKFSLAPVAKRLGELLGKTVAFSSDTVGADASAKAAALTDGDVLVLENLRFNEGEKKGDAEFAGKLAAMADAYCNDAFGTCHRKDASMVAVPEAMAGKPRVVGHLVAKEIQYLSDAIANPERPFVAILGGAKVSDKINVINNLLGICDSVLIGGAMAYTFSLAKGEAVGNSLVEKDKVDLAKELIEKGGDKLVLPVDTHCGDDFGDPAGCNKEVVPAGAIKDGFEGMDIGPATSAKYSEILASAKTIVWNGPMGVFEKPPFDAGTKAVAQAVADSDSISIIGGGDSAAAVDQLGFADQVSHVSTGGGASLAMLEGKAFAAVDLLDEA; translated from the coding sequence ATGGCGAAGAAAACGATTGACCAAGTTGACGTGGCAGGCAAAACCGTGCTGATGCGAGTCGACTTCAACGTCCCGCTCGATGAGAACCAGACGATTACCGATGACCGACGCATCCGCATGGCCTTGCCGAGCATCAAAAGCGTCATCGATCGTGGCGGCAAGCTGATCTTGATGAGCCACCTGGGGCGACCCAAGGGGGAGCCGTCGGACGTCGAAAAATTTTCGCTCGCCCCGGTCGCCAAACGTCTCGGCGAACTGCTCGGCAAAACCGTCGCGTTTTCCAGTGACACCGTCGGGGCCGACGCATCGGCGAAAGCGGCCGCACTGACCGACGGCGACGTGCTGGTGCTGGAAAACCTGCGTTTCAACGAGGGTGAAAAGAAAGGCGACGCCGAATTTGCCGGCAAACTCGCCGCGATGGCCGATGCCTATTGCAACGATGCCTTTGGAACCTGTCACCGCAAGGACGCCTCGATGGTCGCGGTGCCCGAAGCGATGGCCGGCAAGCCGCGGGTCGTCGGCCATCTGGTCGCCAAAGAAATTCAATACCTCAGCGACGCGATCGCCAATCCCGAGCGACCGTTTGTGGCAATCTTGGGCGGTGCGAAAGTCAGCGACAAGATCAACGTGATCAACAATTTGCTGGGAATCTGCGATTCGGTGCTGATCGGCGGCGCGATGGCCTACACGTTTTCGTTGGCCAAGGGCGAAGCGGTCGGAAACAGCCTGGTCGAAAAGGACAAGGTCGATCTGGCCAAAGAACTGATCGAAAAAGGCGGCGACAAATTGGTGCTGCCGGTCGACACCCACTGCGGTGACGATTTCGGGGACCCCGCGGGATGCAACAAAGAAGTCGTTCCGGCGGGCGCAATCAAGGACGGTTTTGAAGGCATGGACATCGGACCGGCGACCAGCGCCAAGTATTCCGAAATCCTGGCCTCGGCCAAAACGATCGTCTGGAACGGCCCGATGGGAGTGTTTGAAAAGCCGCCGTTTGACGCCGGGACCAAAGCCGTCGCCCAAGCGGTCGCCGATAGCGATTCGATCAGCATCATCGGCGGCGGTGACAGTGCCGCCGCGGTCGACCAATTGGGTTTCGCCGACCAGGTCAGCCATGTCAGCACCGGCGGCGGTGCCAGCCTGGCGATGCTCGAAGGCAAGGCCTTTGCCGCGGTCGACTTGCTCGACGAGGCGTAG
- a CDS encoding MGH1-like glycoside hydrolase domain-containing protein — protein MTAEDRRLDESDKRLQNWQRWGPYLSERQWGTVREDYSDGGDATWSYFPHDHARSRAYRWGEDGLLGLCDREGRLCFSVTLWNGRDPILKERLFGVTGPEGNHGEDVKECYYYLDSTPTHSYMRALYKYPHAIFPYDELVDVSRGRERTEPEFELIDTGVFDESRYFDVEVEYAKAGPDDVLIRLNITNRGPQPAVLHVLPQLFFRNTWTWQCTDEGCTTRPTMKLVGDVVKCFHESLDEFWFACDCMGTPETWAWLFTDNETNAVRHPDLPSESEYYKDAFHQYVVKGEVKTVNPDQRGTKCAAYGLDLVLPGVTKTIKMRLSGRQEPIIKEDCGGDIAKFSSAALGERFDAIFESRKREADAFYETRIPDSVAECRRPVIRQAYAGLLWTKQFYHYVVRTWLDGDPNGPPANEIRKQGRNSEWRHLFNRDVISMPDKWEYPWYAAWDLAFHMVPMAHLDYGFAKDQMILFLREWYMHPNGQIPAYEWHLADVNPPVHAWGVWQVYKASGPPHQRDKLFLARAFQKLLLNFTWWVNRKDPRGKNIFSGGFLGLDNIGVFDRSKPLPRGHLEQADGTAWMAFYCGTMLRMAIELADENEAYGDMASKFFEHYIAIAEAMNSMDGSGLWDETEGFYYDHLFVDGQSIPIRVRSLVGLLPLTTGVILEEHIIDKLPGFKRRMKWFLNSRPDLTQHMTYMEGEDPEETKITRRLLAIPSEDRFRRLLSVMLDETEFLSPYGIRSMSAAHGAEPFVFDFGGQHHEVQYVPGESESGMFGGNSNWRGPIWFPMNYLIIQSLKRYHAFYGESFRVECPTGSGQSMTLMEVARELESRCISLFECDEDGARPAHGDESRYRDDPAWNDLILFYEYFHADNGKGLGASHQTGWTALVASMIRSQADVPKHVGTELIP, from the coding sequence ATGACTGCCGAAGACCGACGTTTAGACGAAAGCGACAAACGCCTTCAGAATTGGCAGCGATGGGGGCCCTACCTGTCGGAGCGACAATGGGGAACGGTTCGCGAAGATTACAGCGACGGCGGTGACGCGACGTGGAGCTACTTTCCCCACGATCACGCCCGCAGTCGGGCCTACCGCTGGGGCGAAGACGGGTTGCTGGGGCTCTGTGACCGCGAAGGCCGATTGTGCTTTTCGGTCACCCTGTGGAACGGTCGCGATCCGATTCTCAAGGAACGCCTGTTCGGCGTCACGGGCCCCGAAGGCAACCACGGCGAAGACGTCAAGGAGTGTTATTACTATCTCGATAGCACGCCGACGCACAGCTACATGCGGGCGCTGTACAAGTACCCGCACGCGATCTTTCCGTACGACGAATTGGTCGATGTGTCGCGCGGCCGGGAACGCACCGAACCGGAATTCGAATTGATCGATACCGGCGTGTTCGACGAATCTCGCTACTTTGACGTCGAAGTCGAATACGCCAAGGCCGGTCCCGATGACGTCCTGATCCGGCTGAACATCACCAACCGCGGCCCGCAACCCGCCGTGCTGCATGTGTTGCCCCAGTTGTTCTTTCGCAACACGTGGACCTGGCAATGCACCGACGAAGGCTGCACGACCCGGCCGACGATGAAGTTGGTCGGCGACGTGGTCAAATGCTTTCACGAATCGCTGGACGAATTCTGGTTCGCCTGCGATTGCATGGGCACCCCGGAAACCTGGGCGTGGCTGTTCACCGACAACGAAACCAACGCCGTCCGCCACCCCGATCTGCCGTCGGAATCGGAATACTACAAAGACGCGTTCCACCAATACGTCGTCAAGGGCGAAGTCAAAACCGTCAACCCGGATCAACGCGGGACCAAGTGCGCCGCCTACGGGCTGGATCTGGTGCTGCCCGGTGTGACCAAGACGATCAAGATGCGATTGTCCGGCCGCCAAGAGCCGATCATCAAGGAAGACTGTGGCGGCGACATCGCGAAATTTTCGTCGGCCGCGTTGGGCGAACGCTTCGACGCGATCTTTGAGTCGCGAAAGCGCGAAGCCGACGCGTTTTATGAAACACGCATCCCCGATTCGGTTGCCGAGTGCCGCCGCCCGGTCATCCGCCAAGCGTATGCCGGACTGCTGTGGACGAAACAGTTCTATCATTACGTCGTGCGGACCTGGCTGGACGGTGATCCCAACGGTCCGCCGGCCAATGAGATCCGCAAGCAGGGGCGCAACAGCGAATGGCGTCACCTGTTCAACCGCGACGTGATCTCGATGCCCGACAAGTGGGAGTATCCCTGGTACGCCGCCTGGGATCTGGCCTTTCATATGGTGCCGATGGCGCACCTGGATTATGGATTCGCCAAAGATCAGATGATCTTGTTCTTGCGCGAATGGTACATGCACCCCAACGGCCAAATCCCTGCCTACGAATGGCATCTCGCCGATGTCAATCCGCCCGTCCACGCCTGGGGTGTTTGGCAAGTCTACAAGGCCAGCGGTCCGCCACACCAACGTGACAAACTGTTCCTCGCCCGTGCGTTTCAAAAACTGTTGTTGAACTTCACCTGGTGGGTCAATCGCAAAGACCCGCGTGGCAAGAACATCTTTTCCGGTGGCTTCCTCGGTTTGGACAACATCGGCGTGTTCGACCGCAGCAAACCGCTGCCGCGCGGTCATCTGGAACAGGCCGACGGGACCGCATGGATGGCGTTCTATTGCGGGACCATGCTGCGGATGGCGATCGAACTGGCGGACGAAAACGAAGCCTACGGCGACATGGCCAGCAAGTTCTTTGAACACTACATCGCGATTGCCGAGGCGATGAACAGCATGGACGGCTCGGGGCTTTGGGACGAAACCGAAGGGTTTTATTACGACCACCTGTTCGTCGATGGTCAATCCATCCCGATCCGCGTGCGCTCGCTGGTCGGGCTGCTGCCGCTGACAACCGGTGTGATTCTGGAAGAACACATCATCGACAAGTTGCCCGGTTTCAAGCGACGGATGAAATGGTTCTTGAACAGCCGCCCCGACCTGACGCAACACATGACGTACATGGAGGGCGAAGACCCCGAGGAGACTAAGATCACGCGACGCCTGTTGGCGATCCCCAGCGAGGACCGGTTTCGTCGCTTGCTGAGCGTGATGCTGGACGAAACCGAGTTCCTGTCTCCCTATGGCATTCGCAGCATGTCCGCCGCCCACGGCGCCGAACCCTTCGTGTTCGACTTCGGCGGCCAACATCACGAAGTCCAATACGTGCCCGGCGAGAGTGAAAGCGGAATGTTCGGCGGCAACAGCAATTGGCGCGGGCCGATCTGGTTCCCGATGAACTACCTGATCATCCAATCGCTGAAACGCTACCACGCGTTTTACGGAGAGTCGTTTCGGGTGGAATGCCCGACCGGCAGCGGGCAGAGCATGACGCTGATGGAAGTCGCTCGGGAATTGGAAAGCCGCTGCATTTCGCTGTTCGAGTGCGACGAGGACGGAGCCCGGCCGGCCCACGGCGACGAATCACGCTATCGCGACGACCCCGCCTGGAACGACTTGATTCTGTTCTACGAGTACTTTCATGCCGACAACGGCAAGGGGCTCGGCGCCAGCCACCAGACCGGCTGGACGGCTCTGGTCGCTTCGATGATCCGCAGCCAGGCCGACGTGCCCAAACACGTCGGCACCGAGCTGATCCCCTGA
- a CDS encoding secondary thiamine-phosphate synthase enzyme YjbQ gives MWVQRTLTLPAKPRGFHLVTSEVMDGVPEIATVQTGLLHVFIQHTSASLTINENADPDVRVDFETAMNHAVPESLPYVHTLEGRDDMPAHVKASMMGASVQIPVGGGRLLLGVWQGIYLCEHRNHGGSRRLVLTLTGDAVKHS, from the coding sequence ATGTGGGTTCAGCGAACATTGACGCTTCCGGCCAAGCCACGAGGGTTCCATCTGGTGACCTCGGAAGTCATGGACGGTGTGCCCGAGATCGCGACGGTTCAGACGGGCCTGCTGCACGTGTTCATCCAACACACCAGCGCCTCACTGACGATCAATGAGAATGCCGACCCCGATGTCCGTGTGGATTTCGAGACGGCGATGAACCACGCCGTCCCCGAATCCCTGCCCTACGTGCACACGCTCGAAGGCCGCGACGACATGCCCGCCCACGTCAAAGCGAGCATGATGGGGGCCAGCGTCCAGATCCCGGTCGGTGGCGGACGGTTGCTGTTGGGCGTCTGGCAGGGCATTTACCTTTGCGAGCATCGCAATCACGGCGGATCCCGGCGACTGGTGTTGACCCTGACGGGCGACGCTGTGAAGCATTCTTAG
- a CDS encoding SDR family NAD(P)-dependent oxidoreductase: MSNKLNQGEFVVVGGSSGIGLGIVKRLVEEGRAVTVLSRTWEHAGVLPDVKHVAIDVTRDEVSGELLPGVIRGLAYCPGSIRLRSFRGIAPEAFREDFELNVVGAVKCIQAAMKGLRAAEAASVVLFSTVAVKMGIPLHASVAVAKAGVEGLARTLAAELSPKVRVNCVAPALVDTPLASQFFGDEEKEQAMAARYPLGRTGTIDDIASMSHYLLTDGPWITGQTLGVDGGMSTVRK; the protein is encoded by the coding sequence TTGAGTAACAAGTTAAATCAAGGTGAGTTTGTCGTCGTCGGTGGCAGCAGCGGGATCGGGCTGGGGATCGTCAAACGGCTTGTCGAAGAGGGCCGCGCGGTCACCGTCCTGAGCCGGACCTGGGAGCACGCCGGAGTCTTGCCCGACGTCAAGCATGTTGCAATCGACGTGACCCGAGACGAGGTTTCCGGCGAGCTGCTTCCCGGGGTGATCCGCGGGCTGGCCTACTGTCCCGGGTCGATCCGATTGAGATCGTTTCGAGGCATCGCGCCGGAAGCGTTTCGGGAGGATTTTGAGTTGAACGTCGTCGGTGCGGTCAAGTGCATCCAGGCTGCGATGAAGGGGCTGCGGGCTGCGGAAGCGGCCAGCGTCGTGCTGTTCAGCACCGTGGCGGTCAAGATGGGAATCCCCCTCCACGCCTCGGTCGCCGTCGCCAAAGCCGGCGTCGAGGGATTGGCCCGAACACTGGCCGCCGAACTGTCACCGAAGGTCCGTGTCAATTGCGTCGCGCCGGCGCTGGTCGACACCCCGTTGGCCAGCCAGTTCTTTGGCGACGAAGAGAAGGAGCAGGCGATGGCCGCGCGGTACCCACTCGGTCGCACCGGAACCATCGACGATATCGCGTCGATGAGCCACTATTTATTGACCGACGGACCGTGGATCACCGGCCAGACGCTGGGGGTCGACGGGGGCATGAGCACGGTGAGGAAATAA
- a CDS encoding LURP-one-related/scramblase family protein, whose product MQYPLNLSFKLLTFGQRIVASDADGNVLMFIKQKMFKLKEKVEIYNDEKQSQLIFRIEADRMLDFSANYSFTDAEGNPWGSVRRKGMRSLWAAHYQVMQEGQVDMEIREESPMKKVLESILGEIPILGLAAVYLLNPSYIVSRPDGTPLLKLTKKPALFEGKFVLEKLNDMPEDDELRSLMALLMLVLLERRRG is encoded by the coding sequence ATGCAATACCCGCTCAACCTCAGTTTCAAACTCTTAACCTTTGGCCAACGGATCGTCGCTTCGGACGCCGACGGCAACGTGCTGATGTTCATCAAACAAAAGATGTTCAAGCTGAAGGAAAAAGTCGAGATCTACAACGACGAAAAGCAGTCGCAGTTGATCTTTCGTATCGAAGCCGATCGGATGTTGGACTTCTCGGCCAACTACAGCTTCACCGACGCCGAAGGCAATCCCTGGGGATCGGTCCGTCGCAAGGGGATGCGATCGTTGTGGGCGGCGCACTACCAAGTGATGCAAGAAGGCCAGGTCGACATGGAGATCCGCGAAGAGAGCCCGATGAAAAAGGTGCTCGAGAGCATTCTCGGCGAGATTCCGATCCTCGGCTTGGCTGCCGTCTATCTGCTCAATCCCAGCTACATCGTCTCCCGCCCCGACGGGACGCCGTTGTTGAAGCTGACCAAAAAACCGGCGCTGTTTGAGGGCAAGTTTGTGCTCGAAAAGCTCAACGACATGCCCGAAGACGACGAGCTTCGTTCGCTGATGGCGCTGTTGATGCTGGTGCTGCTGGAGCGCCGTCGCGGTTAA